Within Oncorhynchus nerka isolate Pitt River linkage group LG8, Oner_Uvic_2.0, whole genome shotgun sequence, the genomic segment caacagcatggtagcaacacaacatgacaacacagcatggtagcaacacaacaagacAACAATATGGTAGCAGCACTAAACATGgtacaacagcacaaagggcaagaaggtagagacaacaattcaTCACgagaagcagccacaactgtcagtaagagtgtccatgattgagtctttgaatgaagagatggagataaaactgtccagtttgagtgtttgttgcagctcgttccagtcgctagttgcagcgaactgaaaagaggagcgacccagggatgtgtgtgctttggggacctttaacagaatgtgactggcagaacgggtgttgtatgtggaggatgagggctgcagtaggtacctCACATAGGGGGGAGTGAataggtgttgtatgtggaggatgagggctgcagtagatatctcagataggggggagtgaggcctaagagggttttataaataaacatcaaccagtgggtcttgcgacgggtatacagagatgaccagtttacagaggagtatagagtgcagtgatgtgtcctataaggagcattggtgtccTATAAAGAACATCTAGCTTCTCGAGAgaacccttacctgccgatctataaattacatctccCTAATCTAGCACGGGTAGGACGGTCTGAATGATGACGATCAAACACATGACATAGGTTCCTCAATATGTTTTTATTGAGTATACTAAGGGACAGCTAATATCTAATTGTATActttatatacacatatatatatatacttctaCATATACTTGTcccaaagacaaacacacaccacacaatcaCTCACAGAAGAACAACACATGCTCAGTTAGTAGGGTGCCGCtcagtccctgtgtgtgtgtccctgtgtgtgtgtccctgtgtgtgtgtccctgtgtgcgtgtccctgtgtgcgtgtccctgtgtgtgtgtccctgtgtgtgtgtccctgtgtgtgtgtccctgtgtgtgcgtctctgtgtgtgtgtctctgtgtgtgtgtccctgtgtgtgtgtccctgtgtgcgtgtccctatgtgcgtgtccctgtgtgcgtgtccctgtgtgcgtgtccctgtgtgtgtgtctgtgtgtgtctctgtgtgtgtgtctgtgcgtgtccctgtgtgtgtccctgtgtgtgtgtctctgtgtgtgtgtctgtgtgtgtgtgtctgtgtgtgtgtctgtgcgtgtccctgtgtgtgtctacCGCGAGGCGAAGTAGGGCCTGATCTTCATGCAGATGGCTTTGAGAGAGTACCAGGATCCCTTCCAGTTCATCCACACCATGCCGTCATCCGTCCCGTGTTTTGCCATGTACCGAGTGTAAGCCCCGCCCCAGTAGTAACGGCCGTTGGGATTGGCTGAGTGACACCTGTTGTACCACCAGCCACCGCCGTCCTCACGGGAGCACTGCTTGGACGGGTCACCTGGGGTCCtgttagaggggaggggggagagagaggggagggggagagaggggagagagggggagagagtggggagagagaggggtgagaggggggtgggggagagaggggagagagtgggggagagagaggggagggggagagagggggtgagagagagagagagagagagggggtgagaggggtgggggagaggggagagaggggagggggagagaggggtgagagagagaggggggtgagagagagagaggggtaggagagagagagagggggtgagaggggtggggagagggggagagaggggaggggagagaggggtgagagagagagagggggagagagagagagagagagagacagaggggggtgagagagaggggggagtgggggagagagagggagggggagagggggtgagagatgagagggggagagagagagagagagagagagagagagagagagagagagagagagagagagagtgagagaggcgggtgagagagagcgaggggggtgagagagagaaggttagGTTAATGTATCTTGACCCATTAGTTGTCATTTATTGActgatcaatcaaccaatcaactaACCAACCAATCATCCATTTCAAtaccaccacagagagagagagagagagagatgcagagatgcagagagagagagagagagagagagagatgcagagagagagagagagagagatagagatgcagagagagagagagaagcggagagagagagagagagatgcagtgagagagagagagagagagagagagagagagagagagagagagagagcactgagtAAAgccaagaaaaagagagagacatcatcccATACcagttatcgttgtctctgtcgTAGGTGCTGAACATCATTCCGTTGTGGATGGTCATGGTCCGGTTCTCTCCAGACAGCTCCGTAGCCCCCTCCAGCATCACGTTGCCAGCCGTACCAGAGTACCCGTTGATCGCCATCACATATCTGGACGCCTCGTTCTACATAAAGGTGGTTTTTTATTTACTATAGTCACATTTTAACAACAACGTTCTCAGTGTTTTAAAGTAACCCAAACTAGACCCCAGAGATTTAGATTTCCACTATGATGCTAGTTCAGAAAGTATAgatcctgcctgtctgtctgtctgtctgtctgtctgtctgtctgtctgtctgtctgtctgtctgtctgtctgtctgtctgtctgtctgtctgtctgtctgtctgtctgtccgtccgtccgtccgtccgtccgtctgtctgtctccgtccTGTCCAACTGTATACAGCTGAAGTTGGAAGattaaatacaccttagccaaatacatttaaactcagtttttcacaaattcCTCTAatcatttaatccttgtaaacattccctgtcttaggtcagttaggatcaccacttaattttaagaatgtgaaatgtcagaataatagtagagagaatgatttatttcagcttttatttctttcatcacattcccagtgggtcagaagtttacatacactcaattagtatttggtagcattgcctttaaattgtttaacttgggtcaaacatttcaggtagccttccacaagcttcccacaatgttgggtgagttttggcccattcctcctgacagagctggtgtaactgagacaggtttgtaggcttccttgctctcacacgctttttcagttttgcccacacattttctataggattgaggtcagggctttgtgatggccactccaataccttgacattgttgtttttaaggcattttgccacaactttggaagtatgcttggggtcattgtccatttggaagacccatttgcgacaaagctttaacttccagactgatgtcttgagatcttgcttcaatatatccacataatgttcctacctcatgatgccatctattttgtgaagtgcaccagtccctcctgtagcaaagcacccccacaacatgatgctgccacccccatgcttcatggttgggatggtgttctttggcttgcaagcctccccctttttcctccaaacataacgatggtcattatggccaaacagttatatttttgtttcatcgatctttgtccccatgtgcagttacaaaccgtagtctggctttttttatggcggttttggagcagaggcttcttccatgctgagcggcctttcaggttatgttgatataggactcgttttactgtggatatagatacttttgtacctgtttcctccagcatcttcacaaggtcctttgctgttgttctggggttgatttgcacttttcgcaccaaagtacgttcatctctaggagacagaacgcttctccttcctgagaggtatgacagctgcgtggtctcatggtttttatacttgagtactattgtttgtacagatgaacgtggtaccttcaggtgtttggaaattgctcccaaggatgaaccagatgtgtggaggtctacaattatttttctgaggtcttggctgatttctttagattttctcatgatgtcatgcaaataggcactgagtttgaaggtaggccttgaaatacatccacaggtacacctccaattgactcaaatgatgtcaattagcctatcagaagcttctaaagccatgacatcattttctgaaatgttccaagctgtttaaaggcacagtaaacttagtatatgtaaacttctgacccactggaattgtgatacacctctccataagttaaataatctgtctgtaaacaattgttagaaaaatgacttgtgtcctgctcaaagtagatgtcctaaccgacttgccaaaactatagtttgttgacgaGATATTTGGGAAGTGGTTGAAaatcaagttttaatgactccgacctaagtgtatataaactgtaAACTGTTGGTACTGGGCGTGGCTGTGTTACCTGTATAGTAAACTGTTGGTACTGGGCGTGGCTGTGTTACCTGTATAGTAAACTGTTGGTACTGGGCGTGGCTGTGTTACCTGTATAGTAAACTGTTGGTACTGGGTGTGGCTGTGTTACCTGTATATTTAACTGTCTGTACTGGGCGTGGCTGTGTTACCTGTATATTAAACTGTTGGTACTGGGCGTGGCTGTGTTACCTGTATAGTAAACTGTCTGTACTGGGCGTGGCTGTGTTACCTGTATATTTAACTGTCTGTACTGGGCGTGGCTGTGTTACCTGTATAGTAAACTGTTGGTACTGGGCGTGGCTGTGTTACCTGTATAGTAAACTGTTGGTACTGGGCGTGGCTGTGTTACCTGTATAGTAAACTGTTGGTACTGGGCGTGGCTGTGTTACCTGTATAGTAAACTGTTGGTACTGGGCGTGGCTGTGTTACCTGTATAGTAAACTGTTGGTACTGGGTGTGGCTGTGTTACCTGTATATTTAACTGTCTGTACTGGGCGTGGCTGTGTTACCTGTATAGTAAACTGTTGGTACTGGGCGTGGCTGTGTTACCTGTATAGTAAACTGTTGGTACTGGGCGTGGCTGTGTTACCTGTATAGTAAACTGTCTGTACTGGGCGTGGCTGTGTTACCTGTATAGTAAACTGTTGGTACTGTTGTGTACCTGTATAGTAAACTGTTTGTACTGGCTGGCTGTTTACCTGTATAGTAAACTGTTGGTACTGGGCGTGGCTGTGTTACCTGTATAGTAAACTGTTGGTACTGGGTGTGGCTGTGTTACCTGTATAGTAAACTGTTGGTACTGGGTGTGGCTGTGTTACCTGTATAGTAAACTGTTTGTACTGGGCGTGGCTGTGTTACCTGTATAGTAAACTGTTTGTACTGGGCGTGGCTGTGTTACCTGTATAGTTTAACTGTCTGTACTGGGCGTGGCTGTGTTACCTGTATAGTAAACTGTTTGTACTGGGCGTGGCTGTGTTACCTGTATAGTAAACTGTTGGTACTGGGTGTGGCTGTGTTACCTGTATAGTAAACTGTTGGTACTGGGTGTGGCTGTGTTACCTGTATAGTAAACTGTCTGTACTGGGCGTGGCTGTGTTACCTGTATAGTAAACTGTTGGTACTGGGCGTGGCTGTGTTACCTGTATATTTTTGTACTGGGCGTGGCTGTGTTAACTGTACTGTTGGTACTGGGCGTGGCTGTGTTACCTGTATAGTAAACTGTTTGTACTGGGCGTGGCTGTGTTAACTGTATAGTAAACTGTTGGTACTGGGCGTGGCTGTGTTACCTGTATAGTAAACTGTTGGTACTGGGCGTGGCTGTGTTACCTGTATAGTAAACTGTTGGTACTGGGTGTGGCTGTGTTACCTGTATAGTAAACTGTTGGTACTGGGCGTGGCTGTGTTACCTGTATAGTAAACTGTTGGTACTGGGCGTGGCTGTGTTACCTGTATAGTAAACTGTTGGTACTGGGCGTGGCTGTGTTACCTGTATAGTAAACTGTTGGTACTGGGCGTGGCTGTGTTACCTGTATAGTAAACTGTTGGTACTGGGTGTGGCTGTGTTACCTGTATAGTAAACTGTTGGTACTGGGCGTGGCTGTGTTACCTGTATAGTAAACTGTTGGTACTGGGCGTGGCTGTGTTACCTGTATAGTAAACTGTTGGTACTGGGCGTGGCTGTGTTACCTGTATAGTAAACTGTTGGTACTGGGCGTGGCTGTGTTACCTGTATAGTAAACTGTCTGTACTGGGCGTGGCTGTGTTACCTGTATAGTAAACTGTTTGTACTGGGCGTGGACCTTGTTGCCAGACCAATCCTCCATCTCCATGAGGACCTCAGTGGGACCCTGCTTGGTCAGCTGACTGATGCGTTCGTTACCCAGCCAGTACTCCCCTGTCACATGacacaggacaaacacagggtCAGTGATATTATTTAACAATAGATGAATGGCAGTGGACAGCAGTATCCAGTATCCAATGTTACCTTAACCTGAATTGACTGATTCTAAATGTCATTGACCCCGGTAACTACTGACAGTTGTTTTACCATTTGTTTGTTCTCACCTGGAGTGTTGCAGTGTCCCTTCCCGACATCGAAGGCGATATTCCCGAAACCGCTGCGGTAGTTGTCCCAACGCCGGCCGAAATCTACAgaaccatccatcctgttctgaaTAGTGGTCCAGCctggaaggggacagagagaagaagaaagaggacaagacattcagagacacttacaggagcaattagggttaagtgccttgctcaagggcacaacgacagattttcacctagcCAATTCAGGGATTCTTACCAGCGACctcttggttactggcccaacgctcttaaccactaaggTGAATGGAGAACTGTCTATCGAGGGAATGTGACAGAGGATGTGAGgttgaggagggagggtgggagagagagagacagagagagagaggggggtggagaaagagagagagagagagagagaaacagagagagagggggagagggagagagagagagagagagagagagagagagagagagagagagagagaaacagagagagagggggagagggagagagagagagagagagagagagagagagagagaaacatagagagagggggagagagagggagagagagagagagggagagagagagagagagagacagagagcgagagaatgacaACCACCCACCTCCATTCTGAGTGGTCTGGTCACAGTAGACCTTGTAGGGCTGGTAGAAGGGGTCAGGCTGGACCAGATACATCCCAGAATCCCTTCCTCCTTTCCTGTAGATGTCCTCACACTCCTTACCTGGAGGTCAGGAAGGAGAGACACATTTAGTCCACAGGATCCAGCCTGGGAAACCATCGTAACATTAGGCCAACAGAACCACCCCTCCCCACCCACAGAACCACCCCTGCCCACCAACAGAACCACCAACCCCCCACCCACAGAACCGCCTCTCCCCACCCACAGAACCTCCCAAAGTCTTCATCCTCACCAGAGACAACAGGTATGGGGCAGGAGACGGTGCACTGCTCCCTGCATTCGTCTCTCTGGGCCAGGATGGCCTTCTCCACTCTCTGGATCTTCAACCGGATCGTCTCCAGGACTCCCTGCAGGATCCTGTGGGTTTAGACGAATAAGGAGAACAAGCAGAAGAAGACAAAAGGCGTTATTAATAtcccctccaacacacacacacacacacacacacacacacacacacacacacacacacacaaaaacacacacacacacacacacacacacacacacacacacacacacacacacacacacacacacacacacctgatgttAGATGGGAACACGGTGTCTATTGCCTCCTTTGCATAAACGTGCTGGGTCTCCAAGTCATCTGTGTACTGACTCACCAGGTCACCATTCtctgtagaggagagagggggagggagggggaggggtgagagaggggtgagagaggggcgagagaggggcgagagaggggagggaggggagagagaggggtgagagaggggtgagagaggggagggagggagagagaggggtgagagagggtgagagagggggagggaggggtgagagagggcgagagaggggggaggggtgagagagggggaggggggcgagaggggcgagagaggggcgagagagagggagtgaggggcgAGAGAAGggcgagagaggggcgagagagaaggagggaggggcaagagagagggagagaggggcgagagaggggcgagagagagggagggatggtcgagagagaggtagtgagggtcgagagagagggagggaggggcgagagaaggcgagagaggagcgagagagagggaggggcgagagaggggcgagagcgaggagagagggaggggcgagagaggggcgagagagaggaaagagagggccgagagagagggaggggcgaagaggggcgagagaggggagggaggggaggggagaggaggggcgagagagaggaggggaggaggggcgagagaggggtgagagaggggtgagagaggggcgagagagggggagggagaggggtgagagaggggcgagagagggggaggggtgagagaggggtgagagaggggtgagagagggggagggaggggtgagagaggggtgagagagggggagagagagggggagggaggggtgagagaggggcgagagaggggtgagagaggggagtgagagaggggcgagagagggggagggggtgagagaggggtgagagaggggtgagagagggggagggaggggtgagagaggggtgagagaggggcgagagagagggagggaggggcgagaggggcgagagagagagggagggagggggcgagagaggggcgagagacaaggaggggcgagagaggggcaagagagagggaagggcgagagaggggcgagagaggggcgagagacaaggaggggcgagagaggggcaagagagagggagggaggagggggagagaggggcaagagagagggaagggcgagagaggggcgagagagagggagggaggaggggcgagagagggggagggtgagggctaaggcATTGTTTCTTAACCTCGTTTTAACCAGTAACATCTCACAGACGAGCGGTATCACTGTGTGTTTGTCACCTCCATCTTAC encodes:
- the LOC135572979 gene encoding fibrinogen beta chain-like — its product is MGVLCPTGCELKTAILKQERNVKEEVRRMQKDVDDLSRSSNTIYNYVDGMSSALRERQLVSNENGDLVSQYTDDLETQHVYAKEAIDTVFPSNIRILQGVLETIRLKIQRVEKAILAQRDECREQCTVSCPIPVVSGKECEDIYRKGGRDSGMYLVQPDPFYQPYKVYCDQTTQNGGWTTIQNRMDGSVDFGRRWDNYRSGFGNIAFDVGKGHCNTPGEYWLGNERISQLTKQGPTEVLMEMEDWSGNKVHAQYKQFTIQNEASRYVMAINGYSGTAGNVMLEGATELSGENRTMTIHNGMMFSTYDRDNDNWTPGDPSKQCSREDGGGWWYNRCHSANPNGRYYWGGAYTRYMAKHGTDDGMVWMNWKGSWYSLKAICMKIRPYFASR